One Coriobacteriia bacterium DNA window includes the following coding sequences:
- a CDS encoding LysR family transcriptional regulator: MLNITRLQLLREVANRKTIAATAEAFFMTPSAVSQQLSTLEREAKVPLLEKDGRGVKLTNAGHLLVKNSEEIFAAIERAEAELVDARHGITGNIRLSAFPTTARWLLVPSVVQLRERHPNLTLQISDLEPEEAIPMLGAGELDVVVYYEWNVLPSIPIAGVRTYDLVTERVYLGIPSKHPLALQKEPIKLADLADEFWIVGREATSMLQLVFAATAQAGFSPRATFQSMDFKVILSAVEAGLGIALIPPLAFIGEKHDVVYKTLADMNLHRTVKAAVRKGSEYSPLISTVLAALSAQARVVQKRLDGIPEEIEDNVTP; this comes from the coding sequence ATGCTGAATATAACTCGTTTGCAGCTACTGCGAGAAGTAGCGAATCGCAAGACTATCGCGGCGACCGCCGAAGCGTTCTTCATGACCCCGTCGGCAGTGAGCCAACAACTCTCCACACTTGAAAGAGAAGCCAAGGTTCCTCTTCTCGAGAAGGACGGACGTGGCGTAAAACTCACAAATGCGGGGCATCTCTTGGTAAAAAACTCCGAGGAAATATTCGCCGCGATCGAACGGGCGGAAGCCGAATTGGTCGATGCGAGGCACGGAATCACGGGTAATATCAGACTTTCCGCGTTCCCCACGACTGCACGTTGGTTGCTCGTACCTTCCGTCGTTCAACTTCGAGAACGGCATCCGAATCTCACTCTGCAAATTTCAGATCTCGAACCGGAAGAAGCCATCCCGATGCTGGGCGCCGGGGAACTCGACGTGGTCGTCTATTACGAGTGGAACGTACTTCCTTCGATTCCCATCGCGGGAGTTCGCACCTATGACCTCGTCACGGAAAGGGTGTATCTGGGGATTCCGAGCAAACATCCGCTCGCACTACAGAAAGAGCCGATTAAACTGGCCGACCTTGCCGACGAATTTTGGATCGTCGGGCGGGAGGCCACCTCCATGCTCCAGCTCGTGTTCGCGGCAACTGCGCAAGCGGGCTTTTCCCCACGCGCAACATTCCAGTCCATGGACTTCAAGGTCATCTTATCCGCGGTCGAGGCGGGACTTGGAATCGCCCTCATTCCGCCCCTTGCTTTCATCGGTGAAAAACACGATGTCGTCTACAAAACACTCGCCGACATGAACTTACACCGCACAGTGAAAGCGGCCGTAAGAAAAGGCAGCGAATACAGTCCTCTCATTTCGACTGTATTGGCTGCCCTGTCTGCTCAAGCTCGTGTCGTGCAAAAACGTTTGGATGGAATACCCGAAGAAATCGAAGATAACGTCACACCATAG
- a CDS encoding aldo/keto reductase, which yields MEYDSPTFVLENSAKIPAVGFGTYKISAGEDTRQAVLAALQAGYRHIDTASFYGNEESVGQALRESDLSRDSVYVTSKLWQDQQGYAHTIFACEETLLKLGVNYLDMYLIHWPVEAKLESTWKAMEHLLLAGKVRAIGVCNFEIEHLEQLSKIASVIPMVNQIELHPQFSRKELLAYCESNTILVEAWAPLMRGGVFDISELQEIGRKYSKNAGQVALRWAHQKGIVVLPKSIHPERIAENIDIFDFALSDEDVNIIDGLDSDNRIGPNPNTFSWNWPKSSRN from the coding sequence ATGGAATACGACAGTCCGACATTCGTTCTGGAGAATTCTGCGAAGATACCCGCAGTCGGTTTCGGGACCTACAAGATATCTGCCGGTGAAGATACCCGCCAAGCCGTGCTTGCAGCACTACAGGCAGGATATCGTCATATAGATACCGCTTCATTTTATGGTAACGAAGAGTCGGTGGGGCAAGCTTTACGGGAGTCGGATCTTTCGAGAGACAGTGTGTATGTGACGAGCAAGTTGTGGCAGGATCAGCAAGGCTATGCGCACACGATTTTTGCGTGTGAAGAGACTTTGCTCAAGCTCGGAGTCAATTACCTCGATATGTATCTCATCCATTGGCCGGTCGAAGCAAAGCTGGAATCGACGTGGAAAGCCATGGAGCATTTGCTGCTGGCGGGTAAGGTGCGCGCTATCGGAGTGTGTAACTTTGAAATCGAACATCTCGAGCAGTTATCCAAAATCGCTTCGGTTATTCCGATGGTGAACCAAATCGAGCTCCATCCACAATTTTCTCGGAAAGAATTGCTTGCTTATTGCGAAAGCAATACTATTTTAGTGGAAGCGTGGGCACCCCTCATGCGCGGGGGAGTGTTCGATATTTCCGAACTGCAGGAAATCGGGCGGAAATATTCTAAAAATGCCGGTCAGGTCGCGTTACGCTGGGCGCATCAAAAAGGTATCGTCGTCCTGCCGAAATCAATCCATCCCGAACGCATCGCTGAAAATATCGACATCTTCGATTTCGCCTTGAGTGATGAAGATGTGAACATCATCGACGGCCTCGATTCCGATAACCGTATCGGACCGAACCCGAATACTTTTTCGTGGAATTGGCCGAAAAGCTCCCGGAACTAA
- a CDS encoding EamA family transporter, which produces MTVLYAFFSALGFGVSDYFGGALSRREKSINVTATSQFWAFLSYIVLVFVFPGIPSFSALGYGALAGLCIVFGLYFFYMALADGVVGVVASVTALFSALVPAFWGLLRGDLFTVPLIVGIVIAVSAVIVLTIPYHKHGGEELLELTGRVGDMTKRVWLHTVLAGAGLSTSMILVSQTPRESGCWPLLGLGAVAALAAMVSAKIQTGNMFVQTASIIPIVGMTISLDVAYSMQLFAVRSGALAVASVVGALYPVPTILMAWGIDKEKLNRNQIAGALLALIAIALIALS; this is translated from the coding sequence ATGACCGTACTCTATGCATTCTTTTCCGCGTTGGGATTCGGAGTTTCCGATTACTTCGGAGGCGCGCTCAGTCGTCGTGAAAAATCAATCAATGTGACAGCGACCTCACAATTTTGGGCGTTTTTAAGCTATATCGTTTTAGTGTTCGTGTTTCCCGGGATTCCGTCGTTTTCGGCCTTGGGGTATGGCGCATTGGCCGGCCTCTGTATCGTATTCGGGCTGTACTTTTTTTACATGGCTTTGGCCGACGGCGTCGTCGGCGTCGTCGCATCGGTGACGGCATTGTTTTCCGCATTGGTTCCGGCTTTTTGGGGTCTTTTGCGTGGGGATTTATTTACCGTCCCGCTCATTGTGGGGATCGTAATCGCGGTAAGCGCCGTAATCGTTCTTACGATTCCTTATCATAAGCACGGAGGGGAGGAACTCCTCGAGCTGACTGGCCGCGTGGGGGACATGACGAAGAGGGTATGGCTGCACACGGTGCTTGCGGGCGCAGGTTTGTCCACCTCGATGATTTTGGTTTCGCAAACGCCGCGAGAAAGTGGCTGTTGGCCTTTGCTGGGACTGGGCGCGGTAGCGGCCCTCGCCGCGATGGTTTCGGCAAAAATCCAGACGGGGAACATGTTTGTGCAGACAGCGAGTATCATACCGATTGTGGGAATGACGATAAGCCTCGACGTGGCATACTCGATGCAGCTGTTCGCCGTTCGGTCGGGGGCATTGGCCGTAGCTTCCGTGGTCGGCGCATTGTATCCGGTGCCGACGATACTGATGGCATGGGGAATAGATAAAGAAAAATTGAATCGCAATCAAATAGCGGGCGCACTTTTGGCGCTTATCGCAATTGCGCTTATCGCTCTTTCCTGA
- a CDS encoding PaaI family thioesterase → MAENNIEQKYTEYHITRAQPISKECFVCGTDNELGLHAQFLETREHEIVGLFNAINEHQSYPNRMHGGITSAILDELIGRAINIDELETWGVTIELQVKYRKPVPLDTVLMGRARITNNKSRAFEGSGEIVLPDGTVAAEATGRYVKLSVERIAGNELDVENATVPDSRPVPETVLFPEK, encoded by the coding sequence ATGGCTGAAAACAACATCGAACAAAAATATACCGAGTACCACATCACGAGAGCCCAGCCGATAAGCAAAGAGTGTTTCGTCTGCGGCACTGACAACGAACTCGGTCTCCATGCACAGTTTCTTGAAACACGAGAGCATGAAATCGTCGGACTTTTCAATGCAATCAATGAACATCAGAGCTATCCCAATCGCATGCACGGCGGAATAACTTCGGCGATTCTCGATGAATTAATCGGACGCGCCATAAATATCGACGAGCTTGAAACATGGGGCGTCACCATCGAATTACAAGTAAAATATCGCAAACCGGTTCCCCTCGATACCGTCTTAATGGGGCGCGCACGAATCACCAACAATAAGTCCAGAGCTTTCGAGGGTTCGGGAGAAATCGTATTACCGGATGGAACCGTCGCCGCCGAAGCAACGGGTCGCTACGTCAAGCTCTCGGTGGAACGAATAGCCGGCAATGAGCTCGACGTGGAAAACGCTACCGTACCCGACTCCCGTCCCGTCCCGGAAACCGTGCTCTTTCCGGAAAAATAA
- a CDS encoding AAA family ATPase gives MAYLKKLHIKKLGQIQDARLDDFSPAFNIIYGSNGTGKTTARNAIRFALFGLPRKGSTEKHTDPSYWAKNSAAREIRATIESNSGLHTIARTSPDGKVDGGAEYSSSAAEREFESYIGGVSEQDYKTIWNISEFDLENILPGKGSTVISRLISTSYGLTNSPTDELEKLRGDIMRLGLDKKTDELYKKAEQLTRVNDELANLRKKSREIYDNSRAIEKLDASDKDLVKRIAAEQERYTHATRILTQLETAEADLKKYSVATSEVVKKLKNLEAERNGIEQECPKNILGLSDAIQDAAKDASLIEDQMTNRVQTEETLSQIEDDLAKYKDIPDFPTIIDADYLSSEATRRAEIVLDAQETANRAQVHLASTESELAACKKRLEETDPRTNTRKTMSLKIAMGVTIMPSVLAALALVFLARQTIGGLIAVILGLVAFVLIEITSANRLPEENDGEGREITSKISQLHMNLITDKTDALSAGEASGMVMRAWTDFLNDNFPDLTQDASPSEVPRLIAKITAKAKLFQKRDETRLQLNRYTRAIDAWEQKVIALCTQVYGLGREDTMPTKDIERLSENLSEAKQSQRDLSEITIKIESASAALKVATEGETIASATRKRAAQFLESNFVPLVDEDEPLPQLKELKVVAEAEIRNLEARHSEHSSECGRLKGLVEAAAEDEALLEKESEKAAITAKIAIIAKEYLTKSIAYSLLDSATTEYEQNRVPVVIEKASEAFSRLTDNLYVRVSIDSKASEPVKVLKNDGVELVAERLSLGTLNQLYLALRLGILRAQPDYGRNLPIVFDDVLATFDPKRKILALVELTLLAQNHQVLYFTKDERETDQKFTSKWKEFNLEVIE, from the coding sequence ATGGCCTATTTGAAAAAACTTCATATAAAGAAGCTCGGTCAGATACAAGATGCCCGGCTCGATGATTTTTCTCCCGCGTTCAACATCATATACGGCTCCAACGGAACCGGTAAGACGACGGCACGCAACGCGATTCGATTCGCCCTCTTCGGGCTGCCAAGAAAAGGCTCAACCGAAAAACACACCGATCCGTCATATTGGGCGAAAAACTCGGCGGCGCGTGAAATTCGCGCGACCATCGAATCGAACAGCGGTCTCCATACCATCGCCCGAACGAGCCCCGACGGCAAAGTCGACGGTGGCGCCGAATACTCCTCCTCCGCTGCCGAAAGAGAATTCGAATCATACATCGGCGGAGTGAGCGAACAAGACTACAAGACCATCTGGAACATTTCCGAGTTCGATTTGGAGAACATTCTTCCCGGTAAAGGAAGCACCGTCATTTCCCGCCTCATATCCACCAGCTACGGGTTGACGAACAGCCCAACCGACGAGTTGGAAAAACTTCGGGGCGATATCATGCGTTTGGGCTTGGATAAAAAAACAGATGAGCTCTACAAAAAAGCAGAGCAGTTGACTCGGGTCAATGACGAACTCGCAAATTTACGAAAGAAATCCCGTGAGATTTACGACAACAGTCGCGCCATCGAAAAACTTGACGCCTCCGACAAAGATTTGGTGAAAAGAATCGCCGCAGAACAAGAACGATACACGCATGCCACTCGGATTCTCACGCAACTGGAAACTGCAGAAGCCGATTTAAAAAAATATTCCGTCGCTACGTCTGAAGTTGTGAAGAAACTCAAAAACCTCGAAGCTGAACGCAATGGAATAGAGCAAGAATGCCCGAAAAATATCCTCGGACTAAGCGACGCCATTCAAGACGCGGCCAAAGATGCCTCTCTCATTGAAGATCAGATGACCAACAGGGTACAGACGGAAGAAACCCTCTCGCAAATCGAAGACGATTTGGCCAAATACAAGGATATCCCCGACTTCCCGACAATAATCGATGCGGATTATCTTTCGTCCGAAGCAACGAGGCGAGCAGAAATCGTTCTCGATGCGCAGGAGACCGCAAATCGCGCACAGGTGCATCTCGCCTCCACAGAAAGCGAGCTTGCAGCGTGCAAAAAACGGCTCGAAGAAACCGACCCGCGTACGAACACACGAAAGACGATGTCGCTTAAAATCGCAATGGGCGTCACGATAATGCCGAGTGTACTCGCCGCACTCGCGTTGGTATTCCTCGCCCGGCAAACCATCGGAGGGCTGATTGCAGTAATACTTGGTTTAGTCGCCTTTGTTCTGATCGAAATCACATCTGCAAACCGTCTCCCCGAAGAAAACGATGGCGAAGGACGAGAAATAACAAGCAAAATTTCACAGCTCCACATGAATCTGATTACAGACAAAACGGACGCATTGAGCGCCGGTGAGGCGTCGGGCATGGTCATGCGCGCATGGACGGACTTCCTCAACGATAACTTTCCCGATCTTACGCAAGATGCTTCGCCCTCCGAAGTCCCACGCCTCATTGCAAAAATCACCGCTAAAGCAAAGCTTTTCCAAAAACGAGATGAAACACGATTGCAACTCAATCGTTACACGCGGGCAATCGATGCATGGGAGCAGAAAGTAATCGCTCTATGCACGCAGGTTTATGGCCTCGGACGCGAGGACACTATGCCTACAAAGGACATCGAACGCCTCTCTGAAAATCTTTCCGAAGCGAAACAATCCCAACGGGATCTCAGCGAAATCACCATAAAAATCGAAAGTGCAAGCGCTGCTCTCAAAGTCGCCACCGAAGGAGAAACGATTGCTTCGGCTACACGAAAAAGAGCCGCGCAGTTTCTTGAAAGCAACTTCGTCCCGCTCGTCGACGAGGACGAACCTCTGCCGCAACTCAAAGAGTTGAAAGTCGTTGCAGAAGCAGAAATTCGCAACCTGGAGGCACGGCATTCCGAACATTCTTCGGAATGCGGTCGACTCAAAGGCCTGGTGGAGGCGGCGGCCGAGGATGAAGCACTTCTTGAAAAAGAGAGTGAAAAAGCTGCGATTACGGCAAAAATCGCCATAATCGCCAAAGAATACCTGACCAAATCAATCGCATACTCGCTCCTTGATTCTGCAACTACGGAATACGAACAAAACCGTGTTCCCGTTGTGATCGAGAAAGCAAGTGAGGCGTTCTCACGCCTCACCGACAACTTGTACGTGCGAGTTTCCATCGATTCGAAAGCGAGCGAACCCGTCAAGGTTTTGAAAAACGACGGGGTCGAGCTTGTCGCCGAGCGTCTTTCACTCGGTACTTTGAACCAGCTTTACTTAGCCCTGCGGTTGGGTATCCTGCGCGCTCAGCCTGATTACGGAAGAAATTTGCCGATTGTTTTCGACGATGTGCTCGCAACCTTCGATCCCAAGCGTAAAATACTTGCACTTGTGGAGCTGACTCTTCTCGCGCAAAATCATCAAGTCCTCTACTTTACGAAGGATGAGCGGGAAACCGATCAGAAGTTCACCTCGAAATGGAAAGAGTTCAACCTCGAAGTTATAGAATAG
- a CDS encoding DNA repair exonuclease, with translation MPRPIKFLHVADTHLGAGFSSVTSTSTELGKKLRDATLSAFDKTIDYACEHEVDFVCFAGDLYDADSGNFQAQSHVVEGIKRLDDVGIRAFLAAGNHDPLGDTARLTLPKNAHTFPSERVEAVDIDIEGAQSCTVYGRSYQTAEETSNFAKGYHRGPEQNAVGILHTNVAPDSTSDHYARCSLHDLVEAGMDYWALGHIHLEQILNKQNPAVVYPGSPQALNIKEVGRHGCYLVTLDKGHATYSWLPTGVIDFVHVEIDIGKCQNMAEVIQAIEPTVLKTFNERGEAKAVRPSIVRLVLTGTRQFNELLDHDALLSSSTQALNGSLPDITLDDKLIDRTKGDVHKYFSATSNQFIADIVGTEASIFFAEPFITKHLKGKKIDLSTLMPELVEEFDSPEAHERLFLEAQELLYRHLMGENE, from the coding sequence ATGCCGAGACCCATAAAATTCCTCCACGTCGCGGACACTCATCTCGGAGCCGGTTTTTCCAGCGTGACCTCGACCAGTACGGAACTCGGAAAAAAATTACGTGACGCGACGCTGTCCGCATTCGATAAAACCATCGATTATGCCTGCGAACATGAGGTCGATTTCGTTTGTTTCGCCGGCGATCTCTACGATGCGGATAGCGGAAATTTCCAAGCTCAATCCCACGTCGTCGAAGGTATCAAACGCCTCGACGATGTCGGAATACGCGCCTTTCTCGCCGCCGGTAACCATGATCCGCTCGGAGATACCGCACGATTGACTCTTCCGAAAAACGCCCATACGTTCCCGAGCGAGAGAGTCGAAGCAGTCGATATCGACATCGAAGGAGCGCAAAGCTGCACGGTTTATGGGCGTAGCTATCAAACCGCCGAGGAAACTTCGAACTTCGCCAAAGGATATCATCGGGGCCCGGAACAAAACGCCGTCGGCATTCTCCACACCAATGTCGCGCCCGATTCGACATCGGATCATTATGCCCGTTGCTCACTGCACGACCTTGTCGAAGCGGGCATGGATTATTGGGCGCTCGGGCATATACATCTCGAACAGATTCTCAATAAACAAAACCCCGCCGTCGTCTATCCCGGCAGCCCGCAGGCACTCAATATCAAAGAAGTCGGACGGCACGGATGTTACTTGGTGACACTCGACAAGGGGCACGCAACCTACTCTTGGCTCCCGACGGGGGTAATCGACTTCGTCCATGTCGAAATCGATATCGGTAAGTGCCAAAACATGGCGGAAGTCATTCAAGCCATCGAGCCCACAGTTCTAAAAACTTTCAACGAACGAGGCGAGGCGAAAGCCGTGCGACCCTCGATCGTCCGCTTGGTGCTCACCGGCACGCGGCAATTCAACGAATTGCTCGACCACGATGCACTCCTTTCTTCGAGTACGCAAGCGCTCAACGGAAGTTTGCCCGATATAACGCTCGACGACAAACTCATCGACCGCACCAAAGGGGATGTCCACAAATATTTTTCGGCGACAAGCAATCAGTTCATCGCCGATATCGTCGGCACGGAAGCATCGATTTTTTTCGCAGAGCCCTTCATAACGAAACATCTCAAGGGAAAGAAAATAGATCTCTCAACGCTCATGCCCGAACTCGTCGAAGAATTCGACAGTCCGGAAGCACATGAACGTTTATTTCTCGAAGCACAGGAATTGCTCTATCGTCATCTGATGGGAGAGAACGAGTAA